The genomic DNA TCGATGCGCGTGGCGATCGTCGGCGGACCGGGAATCGGCAAGAGCACCCTCGTGCGGCAGCTCGGCGACCTGTATCACAACGGGTCGTACGGCGAGGGAGAAAAAGGGGTCTGGGAGCCGCGCGTGCTCGCCGACATCGGGGCGGGCCTGAATGCGGTGGGCGTCACCGCCTACTTCGCGAGGTTGTACGACGCGAACTACCGCGACGCGGCGACGCACGACGCGCCGGACAGGGTGATCTTCTTCGAAGGGGCGCGCATCACGCTCGAGGCGCACATCGCGGAGTACCCGCCGGAGCACCACGCGGAGCTGCGCAAGGTGCTCGCCATCGGCGAGGCGTGGCGCCCCGACCGGACCATCGTGCTCACGTCGAGCACGGACACGATCGACAAGCACATCCGCCAGCGGAACCGTCCACATGAAGCCGCCGACAACATGGTCCGGCGGTTCCGCTTGATCGACGGCGAGTTCCGCCGGCTCGCGCCGTTATACCCCGACACCGTCATCATCAACCGCGACGGCATGGAGTTCCACGATCGACAAGGCCTCATGACCATTATCAAGGCGGCGGGGCTGCCGCCGTTTCGCGAGATTCCCTACGAGCAGATTGATCGCTACCGGGGCTGATCGCGGAGCAGGTATACTTGCGCGCCATGAAGCCCTTCGCCACCCGCGTCATCCCCGCCATGGCCACCGCCGCGGCAGTCGCCTGCCTCGCGCTTCCCGCCCGAGCGCAGCAGACCGCGCTGACCGACGCGCAGCTGAAGTCCGCAGAGATCGAGGTTCCGCGGCTCGTGGAGCTGCTGGAATTGAAGCCGGGCGTGACCGTCGCGGACGTGGGCGCGGGCTTCGGCGCATGGACGGCGCGGCTGTCGACGGTCGCCGGCCCGGGCGGGCGCGTGTACGCCACCGAAGTGGGTGCCGCCCAGCTCGCGGCGCTGCGCGAGATGGTGCAACGTGAGCGGCTGACGAACGTGACTGTCGTGGAGGCGTCGGAAGACGCCGCGAATCTGCCGGCCGCCTGCTGCGACGCCATCCTGATCCGCGACGTGTATCACCACCTCACGCGCCCCGAGGACATCATTCGCAGCGTCGCCGCGTCGCTGAAACCGGGGGGCAGGCTCGCGATCGTCGACTTCCCGCCGAGGCCGAACTCGGAGGTCCCCCGCGGCGTTCCCGCGAACCGGAACGGCCACGGCGTGCCGCCGGAGGTGGTGGAACGCGAGGCCGGAGCCGCCTTGACGCACGTCAGGACAGTCCTGATGTGGTCGCCTGAGAGCCAGCCGGCTTCGCTGTTCCTGTCGCTCTTCCGAAAGCCGTAGCGCCTACAGGTCGGCGCAGCACGCGGAGCAGCGCCGCGCCGCGAGCGGAATGGCCGACAGGCACTTCGGGCATTCCTTCATGGTCGGGGCCACCGGCTGCTTGAGCCGGTTCGCCTGTTTCACGACAAGAAAAATCGCGAAGGCGACGATCAGAAAGTTCACGATCTCGTTGATGAACGCGCCGTACGCGATGACCGGCACGCCCGCGGTCTTCGCGGCCGCCAGCGATTCCGGCGTACCCTTGCTGTGATCGAGGACGACGAAGAGGCTCGAGAAGTCCACGTTGCCGAGGACCAGCCCGATCGGCGGCATCAACACGCCCTCGACGAGCGCCGTCACAATCCTGCCGAACGCCGCGCCGATGATGACCGCCACGGCAAGATCGAGCACGTTGCCGCGCGACACGAACTCCCGGAATTCTCTCAGCATGACTCCTCCCTGCGCGTCGCACCGGGCCAGGGCCCGGGTCTCCAACGCATACGCTACTGCGTTGGCGGTCGTGAGCCAACGGGAGAGATCAGCGGCGGGGCGCCGGCCGTCCGCTCCAGGCCCGCGCGCCGCATGGCCGCTGGAATCTCGCCATTCTGCATGAACCAGCGCCAGACATTCCCGGTGCGCAGGTTTTCCGCGCTCAGGAGGGTGATCCCGACGTCGATGCCGATGACGTCCGGGTTCACCCATCCGTCCGTCGGGTGGAACGCATCGGCGAAGCCGTAGCGCCCGTAGATGCGGTCGCCAAAGCGCTCGCGCAGCTCGCGCATGACGGGCAGCGTGATGTCGGGCGTGAACATCAGGGAACCCGCCGCCGCGCACGGGACGACGCTGCCGTCGATCGCCTTGTGGCGCGGCGGTCCACCCCACGCCACATAGCCCTTCCGGCTGTCGGACGCCGTGAGGCCCCACACGTGCTCCGTGTAGCCGGGAAACTCGTCCGACACCCGCAGGCAGAACGCCTTGTGCGCGCGCGTGGCCGTCACGGAGTTCTCGAACCAGTCGATGTGCGGCGCCTGCCGCTCGCGCCAGCCGCGGAAGTCCACCCACGCGTGCGCGAACTGGTGGACGAACAGCGGGGGCGGCCCGCCGATGTACGAGTATTCGCCGAACGTGATCGCCGGGCGTCGCCAGGCGAGCCAGGACTCGGCGGGAAGGGGGTGGGTCGGCGAGCCGATGCCCAGCAGGTACAGAACCATCAGCTCGCAGTAGTGATCCCATCGTGCCTTGACGAACCCGCTCTCCGGCTTCCAGCCCATGGAGAGGAGCAGCGGGTCTCCCGCCAGCATCCACGGAAAGTCGATGCGGCGATAGATCGTCTCGGCAAGCCGCGGGATCTCCGCGTCATCAGCGAAGCACTGCCGCACGGTGAGCGCGCCGGCGACGAGCAGCGCCGTGTCGATCGAGGACAGCTCGCTCTTCCATTCGCGC from Acidobacteriota bacterium includes the following:
- a CDS encoding methyltransferase domain-containing protein; this translates as MKPFATRVIPAMATAAAVACLALPARAQQTALTDAQLKSAEIEVPRLVELLELKPGVTVADVGAGFGAWTARLSTVAGPGGRVYATEVGAAQLAALREMVQRERLTNVTVVEASEDAANLPAACCDAILIRDVYHHLTRPEDIIRSVAASLKPGGRLAIVDFPPRPNSEVPRGVPANRNGHGVPPEVVEREAGAALTHVRTVLMWSPESQPASLFLSLFRKP
- the mscL gene encoding large conductance mechanosensitive channel protein MscL; this encodes MLREFREFVSRGNVLDLAVAVIIGAAFGRIVTALVEGVLMPPIGLVLGNVDFSSLFVVLDHSKGTPESLAAAKTAGVPVIAYGAFINEIVNFLIVAFAIFLVVKQANRLKQPVAPTMKECPKCLSAIPLAARRCSACCADL